CGGCCGCCTGCTTGCCGAGCTGGACGAACGAGCCGGAGTAGATCAGGCCGGTGTCGTTGGCGAAGAAGCCGAGGAACAGCGTGCCGAAGATGCCGCCGACGAGGTGGACACCCACGACGTCGAGCGAGTCGTCGAAGCCGAGCTTGTACTTCCAGTCGATCGCGAAGCAGCAGACGATGCCGGCGAGGAACCCGAGGAGGATGCCCCAGCCCGGGGTGAGGGCGGCGCAGGCCGGGGTGATCGCGACGAGACCGGTGACGGCACCAGAGGCGGCACCGACGGACGTGGCCTTGCCGTCCTTGAGCTTCTCGACGAGCAGCCAGCCGAGGATGGCGGCGGCCGGGGCGGCGAGCGTGTTCACCCAGGCGATCGCGGCGATGCCGTCCGCAGCGCCCTCGGAGCCGGCGTTGAAGCCGAACCAGCCGAACCAGAGGATCGCGGCACCGAGGAGCACGAAGGGCGGGTTGTGCGGCTTGTGCGCGCCCTTGGCGAAGCCGACGCGCTTGCCGAGCACGATCGCGAGGGCGAGCCCCGCGGCACCGGCGTTGATGTGCACCGCGGTGCCACCGGCGAAGTCGATGACGCCCCACGTGGCGGCCCAACCGGAGGTGAGGTTGAACACCCACGACGCGACCGGGAAGTACACGACGGTGACCCAGATGCCCGCGAAGAGCATCCAGGCGCCGAACTTGGCGCGGTCGGCGATGGCGCCGGAGATCAGGGCGACGGTGATGATCGCGAACGTGGCCTGGAAGCCGACGAACGCCATCGACGGGTACGCGGCGTTGATCGTGGAGGCCTTGGCCTCCTCGAACGCCTGGCCGAGGCCGATGAGGTTCCAGTCGATGCTGAAGAACCCGACGATGCCGCTGACCGCGGTGTGCGGACCGGTGTTCGCGAAGGCGATCGCGTAGCCGTACAGCACCCACAGGACGCTGACGAGCGCGATGGCTCCGAACGACATCATCATCATGCTGATGACGGACTTGGCCTTCACCAGACCGCCGTAGAAGAAGGCCAGGCCGGGTGTCATGAACAACACCAGCGCCGCCATGACCAACACGAAGGTCGTGTTGCCCTGATCAAGCATCTGTTCACCTCTCGATTGCACGAACGGCTCTTGGACCGCCTCGGGTGCTGTCGAGTTTGGCGAGGTGCTGTTTCACCGATGAGCACGATCTGTTTCGCGGATGTAACGCGACGTCGCGCCGTGTGAACGTTGTGTTTCGGCGGGCGGCGGGTCCCCGGCGACCGTCTGGACGGTCGCGCCACCAGGGCGGGCACCACCGGACGGGAGGCGCGGTGCGGGCCCGCCACGCGCCTCCCGGCCGTCGGGTGGTCGCCTCAGGCGGCGCGGGTCAGCGCGACCACGCGCGACGCCGCGCGGAGGTACTTCTTCCGGTACCCGCCGTCGAGCATCGTCTGCGGGTACACCGCGTCGAGCGGCGTGCCCGACGACACGATGCGCACCTGCGCGTCGTACAGCCGGTCGACGAGCGCGACCCAGCGGAGCGCGTCGGTCTGGTCCGTGAACGGCGTCGCATCGGTGAGGCCGACCGCGTCGAGCCCCTCGACCAGCGCGACGTACTTCGAGGGGTGCACGGTGCCGAGGTGGGCGACGACGTCCGCGAAGGCGTCGAGGGTGACGGCACCGGCGGGCAGTGCCGCGGCGACGTCGGACACCACCGCGGCGGACTCGTCGACGGCGCGACGGCGGTAGTCGAGCCCGTCGATGCGGAGTGTGTCGAACCGGTCGGACATCGCCTGGATCTCGCGGAGGAAGTCCTGTGCGGCGAAGCGACCCTCGCCGAGGGCTCCCGGCGGGGTGTTCGAGGTGGCGGCGAAGCGGGTGCCGGTCTCGGAGAGCTCCTTGATGAGCCGCGTCATCATCATCGTGTCGCCCGGGTCGTCGAGCTCGAACTCGTCGATGCACACGAGTGCCGTGCCGCGGAGGAGATCGACGGTGCCCTGGAACCCGAGCGCCCCGACGAGTGCGGTGTACTCGATGAACGTGCCGAAGGTCTTCCGCCCTGAGGCCGCGTGGTACGCCGCGGCGAGGAGGTGGGTCTTGCCGACACCGAACCCGCCGTCGAGGTACACGCCCGACTTGGCGGCTGCCTCCGGTGCGGCGCTCCGGCGCCGCCCGAACAGTCCCCGTCGCGGCGCTGCCCCGCCGCCGCCGGCCGTCACGAACGCCTCCACGGCATCCCGGACCGACGCCTGGGACGGGTAGTCGGGGTCCGGCCGGTACGACTCGAACGACGCGTCGGTGAACTGCGGCGGCGGGACGAGGGCCGCGGCCATCTGCTGCGGGGACACCTGCGGGTCGCGGTCGACGAGGTGGCTCGGCACCGAGGCGTGTTCAGGCAAGGACGGCCCTTCCGGGAAGCATGTCGTGCGGTGCAACGTTGCGGCTGGAGCACGGTCCGCACGCGTACCGTTGCCCACAGGCACCGAGGACCGATCCTAGTCCGGCGCCCGATCACCACCTGGAGGTAGCACGCCATGACCGCACCGGTCGACCCGTCCGAGAAGTTCGCCGCCTACGCCCACCCGGAGCGCCTCGTCTCCACCGAGTGGCTGCAGGAGCAGCTCGACGCCGGGGTCGGCGCTCCGGACCTGGTCGTCGTCGAGTCCGACGAGGACGTCCTGCTCTACGAGACCGGGCACGTCCCCGGCTCGGTGAAGATCGACTGGCACACGGACCTCAACGACCCGGTGCAGCGCGACTACATCGACGGCGAGGCCTTCGCCCGGCTGCTCGGTGGCAAGGGCATCGCGCGCGACACCACCGTTGTGGTCTACGGCGACAAGAACAACTGGTGGGCCGCGTACGCCCTCTGGGTCTTCACGCTCTTCGGCCACGAGGACGTCCGACTGCTCGACGGCGGTCGGGCGAAGTGGATCGCCGAGGACCGCGCCCTCACGACCGACCGCACCGAGGTCACCCCGGTCGAGTACCCGGTCGTCGAGCGGAGCGACGAGCAGGTCCGCGCCTTCAAGGAGGACGTGCTCGCCCACCTCGGCAAGCCGCTCATCGACGTCCGGAGCGCCCCGGAGTACTCGGGCGAGCGGACCACCGCGCCGGACTACCCGGAGGAGGGCGCGCTGCGCGGCGGACACGTCCCGACCGCGGTGAACATCCCGTGGGCGACCGCGGCCGCGCCCGACGGCACCTTCAAGGACCGTGCCGAGCTCGACGCGATCTACCGCGACGGTGCCGGCATCGGCGACGCCGACGAGGTCATCGCCTACTGCCGCATCGGGGAACGGTCGAGCCACACCTGGTTCGTCCTGCAGCACCTCCTCGGCTACGAGAACGTCCGCAACTACGACGGCTCGTGGACCGAGTGGGGCAGCGCCGTCCGCGTCCCGATCGTCCAGGGCTCCGAGCCGGGCGAGGCCCCGACCCGATGACCGACGACACCACGGCGCTGCCGGCGACGCTCGCGGAGATCCGGGACGACTTCCTCGAGCTCTCCCAGCAGGACCGGCTCCAGCTGCTCCTCGAGTTCTCCGACGAACTCCCGGCGCTGCCCGAGCGGCTGCAGGGCCACGAGGACGAGCTCGAGCGCGTCGAGGAGTGCCAGTCCCCCGTGTTCATCACGGTCACGGTCGGTGAGGACGGTGACGCCCCCGACGTCGTCCGGATGCACGCGACCGCACCGCGCGAGGCCCCGACCACCCGTGGCTTCGCGTCGATCCTCGCGCAGGGGCTGTCCGGCCTGACGGTCGACGAGGTCCTCGCCGTCCCGGCCGACTACCCGCTGACGATCGGGCTCTCCGAGGCGGTCAGCCCGCTGCGCATCCGCGGCATGGTCGGGATGCTCGGCCGGGTGCAGCGGCAGGTCCGCACGCTCGCCTCAGCCTGATCCCGCCCACCCTCGGACTGCAGGCGCGGTGCCAGCGTGCACCGCGCCTCCAGTCCGTCAGGTGGCCGTGTCTACGACGCGCGCGCCGCGCCCTGGTGCTGGACCACCTCGGTGAGCCACGCGAGGATGCGGGCGTCGAACCAGTCGGCGTCGTGGTTCCAGAGCTTGGTGTGCCGTGCAGTGTGCTGCACCTCGAGCCGGACGATGTCG
This is a stretch of genomic DNA from Curtobacterium sp. 458. It encodes these proteins:
- a CDS encoding ammonium transporter — encoded protein: MLDQGNTTFVLVMAALVLFMTPGLAFFYGGLVKAKSVISMMMMSFGAIALVSVLWVLYGYAIAFANTGPHTAVSGIVGFFSIDWNLIGLGQAFEEAKASTINAAYPSMAFVGFQATFAIITVALISGAIADRAKFGAWMLFAGIWVTVVYFPVASWVFNLTSGWAATWGVIDFAGGTAVHINAGAAGLALAIVLGKRVGFAKGAHKPHNPPFVLLGAAILWFGWFGFNAGSEGAADGIAAIAWVNTLAAPAAAILGWLLVEKLKDGKATSVGAASGAVTGLVAITPACAALTPGWGILLGFLAGIVCCFAIDWKYKLGFDDSLDVVGVHLVGGIFGTLFLGFFANDTGLIYSGSFVQLGKQAAAAGAVGLYSFVLAFAIGWIIEKTIGFRVKTEDEVAGIDTAVHGEEGYVLYEERDETPVSVR
- a CDS encoding sulfurtransferase, with product MTAPVDPSEKFAAYAHPERLVSTEWLQEQLDAGVGAPDLVVVESDEDVLLYETGHVPGSVKIDWHTDLNDPVQRDYIDGEAFARLLGGKGIARDTTVVVYGDKNNWWAAYALWVFTLFGHEDVRLLDGGRAKWIAEDRALTTDRTEVTPVEYPVVERSDEQVRAFKEDVLAHLGKPLIDVRSAPEYSGERTTAPDYPEEGALRGGHVPTAVNIPWATAAAPDGTFKDRAELDAIYRDGAGIGDADEVIAYCRIGERSSHTWFVLQHLLGYENVRNYDGSWTEWGSAVRVPIVQGSEPGEAPTR
- a CDS encoding SufE family protein, which gives rise to MTDDTTALPATLAEIRDDFLELSQQDRLQLLLEFSDELPALPERLQGHEDELERVEECQSPVFITVTVGEDGDAPDVVRMHATAPREAPTTRGFASILAQGLSGLTVDEVLAVPADYPLTIGLSEAVSPLRIRGMVGMLGRVQRQVRTLASA
- the zapE gene encoding cell division protein ZapE codes for the protein MPEHASVPSHLVDRDPQVSPQQMAAALVPPPQFTDASFESYRPDPDYPSQASVRDAVEAFVTAGGGGAAPRRGLFGRRRSAAPEAAAKSGVYLDGGFGVGKTHLLAAAYHAASGRKTFGTFIEYTALVGALGFQGTVDLLRGTALVCIDEFELDDPGDTMMMTRLIKELSETGTRFAATSNTPPGALGEGRFAAQDFLREIQAMSDRFDTLRIDGLDYRRRAVDESAAVVSDVAAALPAGAVTLDAFADVVAHLGTVHPSKYVALVEGLDAVGLTDATPFTDQTDALRWVALVDRLYDAQVRIVSSGTPLDAVYPQTMLDGGYRKKYLRAASRVVALTRAA